In Bradyrhizobium sp. 170, the DNA window TCTTGCCGTCACGGGCGACCGCAACGGCGGAATGCAGTTCGTGCGTTCCGCCGGCAAGCAGGCGCAATTGCTCCGCGGCCTGCGCGCGGCCGGACGGCTTGCTGAACAGGCGGTTTCCCAAAGCCAGCGTCTGATCGGCACCGACGACATAGCGGCCGGGATTCTTTGACGATACGGAGCACGCCTTCTCGCGCGCCAGTAACCCTGCGATTTCACCGGGCGCGGATAGGCCGGAATTCGTCTGCACGGATCGTTCGTCGATATCGGCGGGAACGGCCTCGAAGGAAATGCCGGCATTGGCGAGCAGCATTTTCCGCGCGGGGCTCTGCGAAGCCAGAATCAACGGATCTTTTCCACGCCAGATGGTCATCGCGAAAACATCATTCCGGAAGCCGCTGCCGCTGGCGATCGGTGAACAATTTCAGCACGGCCGCGGCGGTTTCCTCGATCGAGCGGCGCGTCACGTCGAGCTGCGCCCAACTGAATTTGGCGCTCAGTTTCCGGGCGTAGGCGACTTCATCGGTTACCGCCTGACGATCGATGTACTCATCGTTGGGGGTATCGGCGCCCATGCTCAGCAACCGGTTTTGCCGGACCTGGATCAACCGCTCCGGCGTCGCATGAAGGCTGACGACCAATGGTTTTTTCAGCGTCTGCAACTGGTGCGGCAGCGGAATGCCCGGCACCAGCGGCACGTTCGCGGTGCGGACGCCGCGGTTGGCGAGATAGATCGAGGTTGGCGTCTTCGATGTGCGGGACACGCCGACCAGAACCACGTCGGCATCTTCCAGACCTTCGACGTGCTGGCCGTCGTCATGGATCATGGTGTAGTTCAAGGCGTCGATGCGCTTGAAATATTCCGCATTCAGAACGTGCTGGGCGCCCACCCTCCCCGTCGTCGCCGCGCCGAGATAGGCCTCGAACATTTGCATCACCGGGCCAATAATTGACAGGCTCGGGATGTTGATATCTCTGCACTTGGCCTCCAGCCGGCCGACCAGATCCTTTTCCAGCAGCGTGAAGAGCACGATGCCCGGCGCCTCCTCGATCTCGTCAAGCACGCGGTCGAGCTGCTTCTGACTGCGCACCAGCGGATAGACATGTTCGACCGCGGTCACATTGGCGTACTGCGCGGCCACCGCGCGCGCCACCGTGATCAGCGTCTCGCCGGTCGAGTCGGAGACCAGATGAAGATGAAAATAATTGCCGGTCGTGGGCACCAGAACCCCTGTGTATCCTGTGAATCCCTGTGGAGCTTAACCAAGATATTTGGCCCTGGGTCGTCAGGTCAGGGATAACCCGGACTTTTCTTCACAGGGCTCCGCGAGAGGACAAGTCCACCGGCTCATCGCCATGATAGTGGGAAGGTGTGGATTTGTCTCTTCATAAGCTGGCCACGAAACGGCGCAAGCAATTGATGCGCGTGGCGTTATCAGGATGACGCAATGTCCGGCCGAAATTGGGGACGACTGTGAACAAGCCTCGCAAACATTCGGGATCGTTTTGTGTGAGTCATAATCACCGTCACTTAGACTCAAACCTAAGATTCTAAAATTATTAGTTTAGAGAAGCGGTGCTTTGCGGATATGTCTTGCGTCCCACGTTGACAGCGCTTCTTCGCAACGTTGGAATAATCGGAACGTTCCAGGGACGGGCAAGGTCGGGCGACTGCAATGTACGAGTGGATCACGATCACCGCGTATCCGTGGATCAAGGCGCTGCATGTGATTGCGGTCATCTCCTGGATGGCCGGCATGCTCTATCTGCCGCGGCTGTTCGTCTATCATTGCGAGGCCGAGGTCGGATCGAAGCAGTCCGAGACCTTCAAGGTGATGGAATGGCGATTGCTGAAGGCGATCATCAATCCGGCGATGATCATCACCTGGCTGGCCGGGCTTTATCTGGCCTGGAGCGGGCCTTGGTACATGTCCGGCTGGTTTCACGCCAAGCTGACGCTGGTGCTGGTCCTGTCGGGTGTCCACGGCTTTTTTTCCCGCTGGGTCAAGGATTTCGCGGCCGACCGGAATACCAGAAGTCAGAAATTCTACCGTATTATCAATGAGGTACCTACCGTCCTGATGATTTTTATCGTCATCCTGGTGATAGTGAAGCCGTTCTAGGCCTGAGCTTTCAACGATGATCCGGTTTTCCACCTGCTTGCGAAGCGCCGGGCGATTTTCTATATTGTCGAAATCCCACCCCACGCAGGCGGATGTGGTTGCGTTCCGGCTCCTTCATTGGACCGGCCGCCGCATCAGGTTTGAAGCCTCACCGGCGCTTTCCTTGCTTAGACCTGCGGACCTTCCCTTTTTCGTGTCCGCTTTTTCTTCAAGCCACCTCGCACCCCTTCCCTAAAGAAACACTCCACAGGACCACCCCAATGCGGGAAATGAAACTCCAGGACCTCAAATCGAAAACGCCGGCCGAGCTCGTCTCGTTCGCGGAAGAGAACGGGGTCGAAAATGCCAGCACCATGCGCAAGCAGGAGCTGATGTTCGCCATTCTCAAGCAGCTCGCGATCCAGGAAATCGATATTATCGGCGAAGGCGTCGTTGAGGTTCTCTCCGACGGCTTCGGCTTTCTGCGCTCGCCGGATGCCAACTACCTGCCCGGTCCTGATGACATCTACGTCTCGCCGTCGCAGATCCGCCGCTTCGGCCTTCGCACCGGCGACACCATCGAAGGCCATATTCGCAGCCCGAAAGAAGGCGAACGCTATTTCGCGCTGCTCAAGGTCAACACCCTCAATTTCGAAGATCCGGAAAAATCCAAGCACAAGGTCAATTTCGACAATCTGACCCCGCTGTTTCCGGACCAGCGCTTCCGCCTCGAACTCGAAGACCCGACGCGAAAAGACCTTTCTGCAAGGGTGATCGACATCGTCGCGCCGATCGGCAAAGGCCAGCGCGCTTTGATCGTGGCGCCGCCGCGCACCGGCAAGACGGTGCTGATGCAGAACATCGCGCACTCGATCACCGCCAATCATCCGGAATGCTATTTGATCGTGCTGCTGATCGACGAACGCCCGGAAGAAGTCACGGACATGCAGCGTTCGGTGAAGGGCGAGGTGGTGTCGTCCACGTTCGACGAACCGGCGGTGCGTCACGTCCAGGTCGCCGAGATGGTGATCGAGAAAGCCAAGCGGCTCGTCGAGCACGGGCGCGACGTGGTGATCCTGCTGGACTCGATCACGCGTCTGGGCCGCGCCTACAACACCGTGGTGCCGTCATCCGGCAAGGTGCTGACCGGCGGTGTCGATGCCAACGCGCTGCAGCGTCCGAAACGATTCTTCGGCGCCGCGCGAAACATCGAGGAGGGCGGTTCGCTCACGATCATCGCGACCGCGCTGGTCGATACCGGCAGCCGCATGGACGAAGTGATCTTCGAAGAATTCAAGGGCACCGGTAACTCCGAACTGATCCTCGACCGCAAGGTCTCGGACAAGCGGACCTTCCCGGCGATCGACATCTCGCGCTCCGGCACCCGCAAGGAAGAGCTGATCACCGATCCGCAGCTCCTGAAAAAGATGTACGTGCTGCGCCGGATCCTCAATCCGATGGGCACCATGGACGCCATCGACTTCCTGCTCGACAAGCTCCGGAATACCAAGAACAACTCGGAATTCTTCGATTCCATGAACACCTGAGCCGAGAGGCCCGGGTTGAGAAGAGGGCGCCTTGCACCAGCGAGGCGCCCTTTTTCATGTTGCGACCGTCGCTGCTATGGGAATGCAGCATCGAAAAATCTGCGTTAGCAATTGGTTAACCATTTAACACATTGAATTTTATATTATTTATTTGGATCTGGTGTCCGGGGGAGGGCGTCTCTCCGGATTTTGCAGCATTTTTTACCGCTCCTATCCGCGGTAGACCCGCGGCATCGCCTGCACGATCGGGCCCCGAATCGAATCGCGTTGCCTTTTCAAAGTCTCCCGCACAAATAGGCCATGCATCCGCGGGATCAGACTATTTTTGCGTTGTCGTCGGGCCGGCCACCGAGCGCGATTGCCTTGGTGCGCGTCTCGGGCTCGCAGGCCGGGAAGATCGTGACGGCGCTTGCCGGCAAATTGCCGTCGCCGCGAATGGCCACCCGCGCGCTGCTTAGGGATGTCGGCCAGCGGCCGATCGACGATGCGGTGGTGCTGTGGTTTCCAGGCCCGGCCAGTGCGACCGGGGAAGACGTCGCCGAGTTTCACGTCCATGGCGGGCGCGCGGTGTTGGCCACTTTGTTCGCCGCGCTGTCCGCCTTCGCAGATGTTCGTCCGGCCGAGCCCGGAGAATTTACCCGGCGCGCTTTCGAGAACGGCAAGCTCGATCTGACGGAGGCCGAAGGTCTCGACGATCTCATCCATGCCGATACCGATCGGCAGCGGCGCCAGGCGCTGCGCCAGTTGAAGGGCCTGCTCGGCGACAGGACGCGCGATTGGCGCGCGCGGATCATCGAGGCGTCTGCCTTGATCGAAGCCGGGATTGATTTTTCGGACGAGGGCGACGTGCCGGCGGAATTGATCGCGCCGGCCTTGGCGAAGGTCAAAGTGCTGCTGACCGAGATCGAGGAAGTCCTGGCCGGGCAGGGGCGGAGTGAGCGGCTTCGCGATGGTCTCGTCGTCGCGATCGCCGGGCCGCCGAATGTCGGCAAGTCGACGCTGATGAATCAGCTCGCGCGTCGTGAGGTCGCGATCGTGTCGCCGCACGCCGGCACCACGCGCGATGTCATCGAGGTGCAGCTCGATCTCGACGGCTATCCGGTGACGGTGATCGACACCGCGGGCATCCGGGAGACCGATGACCCGGTGGAGCAAGAGGGTGTTCGACGCGCCCGGGCCCGCGCGGCGGATGCGGATCTCGTATTGTGGCTTTCCGACTCGCCGCAGGTGGCGATCGATCACGATGGGGCCGTGCCGATCTGGAAGGTGCGAAACAAGATCGATCTCGAACGAACGGGTCGGCCATTGGCCGAGGCTGGGACGCCGGGCCCAGGGAGCTTC includes these proteins:
- a CDS encoding Maf family nucleotide pyrophosphatase, which encodes MTIWRGKDPLILASQSPARKMLLANAGISFEAVPADIDERSVQTNSGLSAPGEIAGLLAREKACSVSSKNPGRYVVGADQTLALGNRLFSKPSGRAQAAEQLRLLAGGTHELHSAVAVARDGKIVFSDVGVAGMTVRRLDESEIEAYLDQAGQAVMTSVGAYQLEGLGVHLFERIDGDHFTILGLPLLPLLAFLRGEGLLNV
- a CDS encoding pyruvate, water dikinase regulatory protein, translated to MPTTGNYFHLHLVSDSTGETLITVARAVAAQYANVTAVEHVYPLVRSQKQLDRVLDEIEEAPGIVLFTLLEKDLVGRLEAKCRDINIPSLSIIGPVMQMFEAYLGAATTGRVGAQHVLNAEYFKRIDALNYTMIHDDGQHVEGLEDADVVLVGVSRTSKTPTSIYLANRGVRTANVPLVPGIPLPHQLQTLKKPLVVSLHATPERLIQVRQNRLLSMGADTPNDEYIDRQAVTDEVAYARKLSAKFSWAQLDVTRRSIEETAAAVLKLFTDRQRQRLPE
- the hemJ gene encoding protoporphyrinogen oxidase HemJ; this translates as MYEWITITAYPWIKALHVIAVISWMAGMLYLPRLFVYHCEAEVGSKQSETFKVMEWRLLKAIINPAMIITWLAGLYLAWSGPWYMSGWFHAKLTLVLVLSGVHGFFSRWVKDFAADRNTRSQKFYRIINEVPTVLMIFIVILVIVKPF
- the rho gene encoding transcription termination factor Rho; translation: MREMKLQDLKSKTPAELVSFAEENGVENASTMRKQELMFAILKQLAIQEIDIIGEGVVEVLSDGFGFLRSPDANYLPGPDDIYVSPSQIRRFGLRTGDTIEGHIRSPKEGERYFALLKVNTLNFEDPEKSKHKVNFDNLTPLFPDQRFRLELEDPTRKDLSARVIDIVAPIGKGQRALIVAPPRTGKTVLMQNIAHSITANHPECYLIVLLIDERPEEVTDMQRSVKGEVVSSTFDEPAVRHVQVAEMVIEKAKRLVEHGRDVVILLDSITRLGRAYNTVVPSSGKVLTGGVDANALQRPKRFFGAARNIEEGGSLTIIATALVDTGSRMDEVIFEEFKGTGNSELILDRKVSDKRTFPAIDISRSGTRKEELITDPQLLKKMYVLRRILNPMGTMDAIDFLLDKLRNTKNNSEFFDSMNT
- the mnmE gene encoding tRNA uridine-5-carboxymethylaminomethyl(34) synthesis GTPase MnmE, whose protein sequence is MHPRDQTIFALSSGRPPSAIALVRVSGSQAGKIVTALAGKLPSPRMATRALLRDVGQRPIDDAVVLWFPGPASATGEDVAEFHVHGGRAVLATLFAALSAFADVRPAEPGEFTRRAFENGKLDLTEAEGLDDLIHADTDRQRRQALRQLKGLLGDRTRDWRARIIEASALIEAGIDFSDEGDVPAELIAPALAKVKVLLTEIEEVLAGQGRSERLRDGLVVAIAGPPNVGKSTLMNQLARREVAIVSPHAGTTRDVIEVQLDLDGYPVTVIDTAGIRETDDPVEQEGVRRARARAADADLVLWLSDSPQVAIDHDGAVPIWKVRNKIDLERTGRPLAEAGTPGPGSFEISASRGDGVPELIAALVDFVQHYFGGTEGGLITRARQRTLLQETATSLRRSVAVVGQGEELAAEELRLAAHSLGRLLGRVDVEDILDVIFREFCVGK